A section of the Venturia canescens isolate UGA chromosome 11, ASM1945775v1, whole genome shotgun sequence genome encodes:
- the LOC122417766 gene encoding sentrin-specific protease-like → MSCKEKAVQTEWILNKIDFGKITTSARETVLNHFARTHFSKFVDSLKDSSMQSQVDENSICKIGATIEEWNYWRTGEFEWKPINGTEGNIENQMKEEEGKEGISKLKKPKIKENDKRKNKGKINAKDLDSLRGMNWLNDEIINQYFELISETYEGVYPFNSFFFPRLHIGGYNAIKRWTRKIDIFKYALIMVPIHPGNHWCVITISPPTETVTYFDSFQGKNSQYLKTVMGFIMEETREKKGVTIKMGSWTLTMRKDTPKQLNGYDCGVFACLFTRYEAARLEIDFTQRNIPQIREKMIRELQINKLIQ, encoded by the coding sequence ATGTCATGCAAGGAAAAAGCAGTGCAGACCGAATGGATCTTAAATAAGATCGATTTTGGCAAAATAACGACATCGGCGCGGGAAACTGTTCTTAACCATTTTGCTCGtactcatttttcaaaatttgtggaCAGTCTAAAGGATTCCTCCATGCAATCCCAAGTAGACGAAAATAGCATATGTAAAATTGGAGCAACAATAGAAGAATGGAATTACTGGAGAACAGGAGAATTCGAGTGGAAACCCATAAATGGAACAGAGGGAAACATTGAGAACCAGATGAAAGAGGAAGAGGGGAAGGAGGGGATAAGCAAACTCAAAAAACCGAAGATAAAGGAGAATGACAAGCGTaaaaacaaaggaaaaatCAATGCAAAGGATTTAGACTCTTTGAGGGGCATGAACTGGCTGAATGACGAAATTATTAATCAGTATTTCGAATTAATCAGCGAAACGTATGAGGGGGTGTATCCcttcaattcctttttctTCCCACGCCTCCACATCGGTGGTTATAACGCAATCAAAAGATGGACCAGGAAGATCGACATTTTTAAATACGCTCTGATTATGGTACCCATACACCCGGGGAATCATTGGTGTGTCATCACGATCAGCCCACCTACAGAAACGGTGActtatttcgatagttttcaagGTAAAAACTCGCAATATCTAAAAACGGTCATGGGATTTATCATGGAGGAAACGCGTGAAAAGAAGGGGGTGACGATAAAAATGGGGAGCTGGACCCTGACAATGAGAAAAGACACTCCGAAACAACTCAATGGTTATGACTGTGGGGTCTTTGCTTGTCTCTTCACAAGATACGAAGCTGCAAGATTGGAAATCGATTTTACACAAAGAAACATACCACAAATTCGCGAGAAAATGATTCGGGAGTTACAGATAAATAAATTGATCCAGTAA